The DNA segment CTGAGGAACAGTGGGACGAGGACAATCGGCCAGAGGATGAACAGAACAGCCCGCCGAAAAAAGGACGCAGGGGCCGGCCTCCAAAGTCTGCTACTGCCAGTCAGGATACTCCTGCTAAGGGGAAGAGGGGGCGAAAGAAGGCAGCTCCACCACCAgaagatgatgaggaggaggaagaggagaaggtggaggaggaagcagaggaggaggacgacGAAGAGGATGATAGGAGCAGTGAAAATCTGGAGTTGAAGCCCAAGGGAGGCAGGCAAGCCAGAGCACCGCGGCGATCACAAGGGTAAGAAACCGTATCCATAAATGACTTCAAAGATGTTCAGTTAGCTTCACTAATTACACAGCTGTTAGCAATGTGAAGTCTGTCAGCAAGataaatttgttttaaactCTGTTTGCATTTTGTCTTCGTTTAACAGCACAGAGTCAGCTGAGTCCACACCGCAAAAAAGGAGAGGACGTCCACCCAAATCGGCTCAGCCTCCTGCCAAGAAACCAGTGTAAGATGTACTGTACACTAACTTTGTGATCTTCCAGGTTGTTGCATAACTCCAGCACACATTTTTAACATCACAGTGAAGGTTTTGGAATATTGTTTGTGTATCaaattttgtttgtatttgcgTACCTGCCACTGTTTTGTAAAGTAATTTAATAGACCAGCCTAGCGTAATCTTCAAAAATAACCCTTGAAACTCAACATCGTTTTTCTtattcaaaatacatttttcatataGAAAAATCTTCGGATTGTTGCTTATATGATATTCCATGAAATGCACAAAACTTTACTGCCATGTCGTCCTAGTAATGACAAAACTTTTTGTCACAAAACTACAAAATTGTAAATGTATCTGTCCATTTACTACGCCATTTCCTTAATTACATTTTGGCTCACATTTTGTCGGTCTCCCTTCAGTTAATGTATTTTGGTTAAATGAGGGTAAAGTTTAAGGGTAAGAAAGGTGAGTCTGCACagttttcatatatttattattaatttgattCATCCTGCAGTGCAACACAATCTAGATCACCAGTAAACATTTTAAAGCGTTATTGAATCTTACTGGCCAGCAGGGTATGTGTGAATTACTGTTCTGCCAAAGACCCTGGTGCGTGATATTTTGAGATACTTTTAAATAAGAAAGTTCTGCGTTGAGCCAGGCTGCAGCTTTGCGCTTCGGtgggtggtggtgatgatgttTTCTACATTTACCAATGTCTCCCTTTGGCCTGCCGAGGCATTCCGATTCACCCCTCTGTGTCCCCCCTCTTTGGCATCCAGGCGCGGTGGGCGATCGAAGGCAGCTGCTGCTAAAGATGACTCTgaggaagatgatgaagaggaggaggagcaagaGGACGAGCCAACACCGAAGGTATTGGAAGTTTTTACATGAATCGTATCTGGGAATACTGGGCTTTAGACTAATGTAAGAAGTGTGCAGGAATTTATATGCTCTGTTTTCTCTCAAAAGTTTTCACCcaactgttgtgtttttgttctccCCTAGGGTCGCAAGAAGGCAGCAGGGCGAAGAAGAtgagcaaaaaaataaacatggacATGGAGGACAAACAAAAGTGGCACGTCTACTCTAAAGTCGTGGAGGAATGACGTAGGGAAAAAAATATGGACATTgaactttttaaacttttcaaaTGCCGAAGCTCCTACTGTTACACAAATTCACACACTTGCATATACCACATGCACACTACATCAGTACATTGGTATCATTAGCTGTGGGTTGTTGCATTGTGTTGCATTGTGATGATGTTCGCCACATTTAAGTAGAAATAATTTTAACAGAAAATCAAAAAAGATCACTCTTGTAAATAGTCTCTTATGTCTGTTTCAtgttctgttgttgtgtttgatgctgacTGGGAGGATGCTGTAAAGCCTTTTACCCGCTGATATTATTAAAGTGCTTCCATAAAGCAATATTGCTCATCAATCATTCCCTCTGTGTCacactttcaaaaaccgaaAGAGATTAACCATTATCTTTTTTGTGACGTTAATTGTGTCCTTttacttaaaaagaaaatgtgcgATTTTGTTTACAGCTCTGTTTATTAATACCTTTTATACAATgtattgaaaattaaaaaaaaaaaaaaaaaaagaaacatgtcaaagCTGTCCAAATGTAGAGTTGCCTCTGGTGTGGAAAAGATTGTAGTGTGCGTCTCATTTTTAGGTTTGTACTTACTGGTAGATGGAAGTCATGAGCAGCTGTGGTTTTAGTGTTTGTCACTGCTGATTAATATGGCTTCACATCCACCCAGTCAGATCCTCCGTTGTATCAATATAATTCTCTATAAAACCTGACTTTCtcgatttctttttatttctcgGATTCTTTCTCTTGGATCTTGGATTAATCGGTTTGTTTTTCATACAGGAGATGATGAGCTGGAATGCCTTCAGGTGTAAGGGAAATTGGGaagaaaatgtgacaaataGTATCACAAAACCAGCTTTAAGTTTATCTTGTTTCAAAAATGTAAGACTCTATAATTGAGCCTTTTTAGAGCATTGTTAGCCTGTCTTAGATGCAATGCCTTTGAAATATTTTACCAGGTAAGTAAGGGATAATACATTCTCCTAGATCCATGGATAATGCATcgctttttagatttttatattAAGTACGTGTGTCTCATCTATTCTGCTTGTGATGCTAGGCAACATCTACAAGTCTCAATCTAATGGTCAGATTCACGcaaatgtgattaaaaacaCCTAAATAAATGCATGTTTCTTACTGAGGAGCTAGGCTACTTATCCCATTTTTTGGTTATTGGTGGTCACAAATGACACTGCTCAAAGCTGTTTATCTCTGGCTTACTGTTGCTGTCGTTACCTAGCTACATGTTGTAATAACCTACCTGCCATTAGATCTGATCATAGATGTCTGGTTACTAAACGCTAATCTTTTATTTAGCCGCTTCATTTTCAGGGTCTTAGTATTGTGCATGCTCTCACACTGTCATGGTCATGGTTCGGACACTCGAATAGAACAGATCCATTGTAGACGTTATTAGTAGCACCTgagcttttcctactatgagaAGTTAACATGgctgctataaaaaaaaagcacattggAAGTTTTCAAtcagaaatgtcagaaaaataattttttgaaaTGCATAGTAGCACCACATGGCAGGGAGAGATTGGCAATTGtgactgttttgttttggatttttttgtatgGGTACTGGCTGTTTTGGGCctaattttattttgtcatatttaaaaaacacactctGTGCCAATACCTGCTTTATAATTAGTACGTTGTATGGATCTGTGACACAGGTTTGTCCAAAACCTGCTCACCATGTAAGAGCTGCTGAATGCCACTGAACAAGAACAATtccttttgatatttttttgtctcgtcAGGCCACAaacttaaagaaagaaaaggggacAAGACAGCCTCTAAAGATTTTGGACCCTACCAGAAGGAATTGCTTGTATAAGGTATTGCTTTACATTAAAtggcacacacagtacatgtttttaatGTGGTTAGTAACTGATGATCAACTGGCAGAAAAGTTAAATCGATCCTAAGACCTAACCAACTTcaagttcatatttttttttgacaaactgcTAATGCCTCCTTAAAATAACGAGCCACACAAGTTATCTTTGGTTTGAGATTTTGTTATGTACACAAAACATATTAGTTTTCCCTATCTAAATAACATGTCAGACCCTCTTCACTTCTAAGGCCAGATTTATGAGCTGTATTTTTGAATTGGATCTAATTTACTACACAGGCCGTCCCGTCATAACCAGTTTGTTCTCATGTGCTGCTAAGCGTCACTTGATGGTGTTCTTCCTGTGTTATGTGTATATGGAGACCAGAAGTGTACACTTGAGATGTGAACTTTCCAGTGCAGCTCAGCTTGGTGGAAAAACTCCCACACTATGTTTTGCCCCTGGTTATAATCTATGACGGGATCCATGACATCACAAAGGGCTGCTGGGCTGCCAGGTGAGTCTGTTTTCCTGCATCAgggggactagccagaccctcctctgctgcGCTgatggagaaaggtctggcaaagtgaagCTAGCCTATCATTAAACTAGTCTGGACCCTTTGGATTCCAAATTGCTGTACCACATCCTCAAAGGGTTTCAATATGCCACCGAGATACAGGTCCTCCAATGTGAAAATTCCCTTTTTCCAACCAATCCCtccaaaaaaaagggggagatcTACCAATACATAACTTCGGATTTCACCAGACACTTGAAGTATTTAGATATGAATCCAGTTCAAACAGTCAGGCCGCTTTTTGGTCTAAACGACATTTAAGTGAGAGATAtcggatgtgtttttgtaaggGGAATAATGGGCAAGAGCAGATTGCTCATACAATACCAGGTTGGGGCTCTCTCAGGATGAAGTGACCAGTTGGACAGATGCCTTAAGTTAAAAGCATAGTAGTAATAATACAACATTGTTGGTAGACACAAACCTCCTCTATCAATCAGTCTTCATAATTTATTCAAAtgtagcctctttttttttttttgtactattcCAAATGTCTTTGTTATCCTGTTGCAGCAGGGTAGCCTACACTGACTGCTGTTTGCATATCTTCTCCTCACCCCCTCCGCTCTCCTCTGCCCACGCTCCTGACTGAACTGGACGGAACTTGATCCAGTGAGAAATGCAGATGGGTTTTTGTACTCTTGACACAATGTGACATTTAAATGTAGCTATGAGATTATCTGCCAACATGAGGATGTATTATAATGGTGCTGAGATCATATTAAGGCTTTTGCACCTGGGTCATTTCCCTGTTCTGTCCTGTAAATGGGGTATTATCAAATTCGGGTAGAAATGCACGACTGAGGCCTTACTTTAACAGACTAATAAAATGACCTGATGATTCCTTGTTTCCCTTTGGTTACAACTTAAACTAATGAGTCTCTGTGTCATGTAGTGCCTGGAGACCTTTGTGCGTCAGGTGCTTTGGCTAATAATTTACAGATTTATAGAGGTGGCGAGTGGTGGGTTCACAGCTGGCTGGTTGCACTACACAGCCCGCTGTATGGTCACTGAAGGACCCCAAGCCTGGTGAAATGACGATTAGAGTCATCAGAAGCCAGTACTGACGGGCACCATGAGTGGTCTACTCGCCCTTTTGATATTTCTCGGCTTTACCTCTGCAGCCGCAAAGCCCAACGCTGGTTTGAAAACATGGGGGCGTTTCAGTAAACTGCCCTATCCAGGAGACAAGGCTTTCCTCTACGATACCTTCCCCGGGGATTTCATATGGGCCGTGGGAACGGCGGCGTACCAGGTGGAGGGCGCATTTGAGAAGGACGGCAAGGGGCTCTCCGTTTGGGACACTTTTACGCGCGGTGGGAACCGGATGGCTACCGGGGACGTTGGCAGCGACAGCTATCACAACATCCACGCCGACATCCGAGCCATCAGGCAGCTTGGGGTCAGCCACTACAGGTTCTCACTGTCCTGGTCTAGGATATTTCCCAACGGCACCCGCGGGAGTTACAACGAAATCGGCACCAACTACTACCGGACACTCATCAAGAGGTTGAGGGAGATCCGCGTGCAGCCGGTGGTCACGCTCTACCACTGGGACCTGCCCGACCACCTCCAGCAGACCCTCGGCGGCTGGAGCAACCCGGAGCTCGTGGGGATTTTTAGGGACTACgctgatttttgttttcaaacttTTGGGAATGACGTAAAGTATTGGATCACCATCGATAACCCGTTTGTGGTGGCACGGCACGGGTATGGCACCGGAGTGGTCGCTCCCGGGATAAAGAACGACCCCGATCTTCCGTTCCGGGTTGGACACAATCTCCTTAAGGTGAGTTTTTcgttatttaaatgtaaaacatgttgTAACTTTAGTTGTCATGTAaatgagtaaaaagtacaatattcctCTCAGAAttggtgtaaaaaaataaaagaagaagcaTAAGATGGAAATACTCTAGGAAAGCACACAATCATTTAAAGGAGAAAGTACTTGAGTACAGTTCCACCACTGTTTgtctattttttgtttcttttcttatttcactttttctattttttaaacgttttgtgttgtatttttttatcaatCTTTAAAATTTTGTTCCGAAATCTCCCTGTAAATGATTGTTTATCATTCAATTGTCTTATTAGTCTAGTTTGTCCATCACCTGTGAAAAACTTTGAACTGCACTGACctaaattaaataaagtttGACAAATTTTTGTCCTTCCCAACCCTTCCCTTCTCTTTCATCATCATTTTATACCTACCATCCTCTCCATCTTCTCCaacctcctcttctcctccttcccCTTGGTCTGCCCATCGTTTCCctttctgtccttctgtctgtttCTCCGTCAGGCTCATGCTGCTGCATGGCATCTCTACCACCGCCACTATCGGCCCCGTCAGCAGGGCAGGTTGTCCATGGCGCTGGCCTCTCACTGGATCAAGCCCAGCCGTACCCGCCTGGAAAGCCTGCGGGAGTGTCAGTGCTCCCTGGACCACGTCCTGGGCTGGTTCGCCCGGCCCCTGTTCACAGACGGAGACTACCCTCCCTGCATGAAAGCGAGGCTGGGCTCACGGCTGCCCTCCTTCACCCCGGAGGAGAAGGAGCAGGTGAAAGGAACAGCCGACTTCTTCGCCCTCTCTCACGGAGCGGCCCTGAGCTTCCAGCTCATCAACGACAGCCTGAAGTTTGGGCAGCAGGAGGATCTGGACCTGAGGATGCTGCTCTACTGGGTCAATGCAGAATACAACAAGCCGCCGATCTTTGTGGTGCAGAGTGGTTGGTAGGTTTGGAAGTTGGGTTGATTTGCCTGTGCGTCTGTGATGTTCTTGTGTGTGGTTCTGGTGTTGTGGAACATCTTGCTTTTACTACTTCTCAACACAGGTATGTCCTTGGCAACACCAAGACCGAAGACCCAAAACACATGTACTACCTCAAGAGGTTCATCGCAGAGGCTCTAAAATGTGAGTAATGACAGAGTCCGTTTTACAGTAGTCTCCCATTTCCCATTTTACAAGAAACTGAAATCTCAAAAACAAGTGACTTGAATCTGggctgtccatctgtctgtttgCCATACAGCAATCATCATCGATGGAGTGAATGTGATCGGATACACAGCCTGGTCTCTGATAGACGGCTTCGAGTGGCACAGGGAATATGGGATACGACGGGGTCTTTACTATGTTGACTTCAACACTCCTGACATGAAGAGGGAGCCAAAGACATCTGCCACCTTCTACAGGTACTGTACATGTTATTCACATGATGTAATTTTAATACGAGTGATAATTTCAACAAAAGATGCCCAATATTGAGATTTGTGCAGATATTGATTCTGTCCAATAACAAAAGGTAGCCTATTTTTTGATGAAACTGGTTATTCATTGTTCTTCAAGAAACGTCATCCAGAGGAACGGTTTCCCAGAACTCCCAGAGAACCGACCAGCTCAAGGAATCTTCCCGTGTGATTTTGCCTGGGGGGTATCTGCCAACTCCATACAGGtaagtgtgcgtgcgtgtttgcaTCATTGCAAGTGGAGGATGAGAGGAAGGAGTGTGTATATAAGGGATTAAGATAGGGGAGTTGCTAAAGGGCAAAGGTCTACTAATAAttgaaacacaacaaaaatacttCCTCCAAAATAGAGGGACTTAAGGAAACATTAACAATGTATTAACTTTGGTTGTGATGTTCAGTATAAACCTCACTAATATTTAAGAAAGTGTGAAGTTTTGTTAATTCTGCAAAAAGCAGAATACCCTTTTAAAGCTAGTTTATTatcaatattattttattgtttgattTAGTGTTGTGAGAAAGGAATTTGGTAGCTGCAATTCTTCGTCTTTTTGTCTaagttatattatataattttgaACCTGCATTTTAAATGGTGAAAGTCCAGCTCAGAAACGGCCACGGCGATGAATCTTCTCTTAATCATAAACCACATTACTTCACACTGTCTGCCAGCTGAGCTAAACAGTACACGACCAACTGTTATCGATTTTCTTCATTTGGCTTTTATTTGGATTTGCATCCATTTAGGTAAACACAGGGTGAGAGGGCGAGTTTACattggtgtgtgttttcatgtcatAGGTGGAGACCACGCCCAGCCAGTTTGCAGACCTCAGTGTTTACTTGTGGAACATCTCCAACAATGGAGAGCTGATGAGGCTGGAGGGCTTCAGTGTGCCACCTGTACGCCGGACCCCACACTGTGCTGATTATGCCACCATTCGACAACAGGTAGGTCCTCCTAGCTGTCCAACATTTATCTTTTGAATAGGTTAAAACACTCAAAATAGAAGTACAAGAAATTGCATCGAAAAGTGTGTGttcacatatgtatatatacacaggatatttatatatatatatgtatgtatgtatgtatgtatatatgtatgtatgtatgtatgtatgtgNNNNNNNNNNtatatatatatatatatatatatatatatgtacacacacacacagagtatattttttcccccacagatACCATAACTGCCACATTATGAAAACATTTGTGTGGGATGTTAGTGTGGGATCATGTTTGTTTTGCAGCTCCAAAGTAACTtggaataacaaaataaaatgaatggaatACAACTTTGAAAttttgtatttgcttgtataggGTATTGCCTCAGCAACGGGCTTTTGTTTAAAAAGGTAAATTTTTCATTAGGTGTGTATGTGCGCCATTTCATCATAAGTTAAAGGGGTGATATGTTTatcctccttcctctctgtaGGTGGATGAAATCCAGCAAGTGGGGGTGAACCACTTCCACTTTTCCCTCAACTGGTCAGCTGTGGTGCCTACCGGCGATGTGGCTCATCCCAACACCACCCTGCTGGGCTACTACCGCTGCTTCACCCATCAGCTGCTGCAGGCCAACATCACGCCTGTGGTCACTCTGTGGCACCACACACGGCAGCGCAGCAGCCTGCCGGCCCCGCTGGACACCGCCAACAAGTGGATGAACAGGTCAGATGCAGTGATGATTCTGGGGTTAAAGCTCTTTTAACTGCAGCAGGTTTCATCCAGTTCCGGATTTAA comes from the Etheostoma spectabile isolate EspeVRDwgs_2016 chromosome 13, UIUC_Espe_1.0, whole genome shotgun sequence genome and includes:
- the kl gene encoding klotho; this encodes MSGLLALLIFLGFTSAAAKPNAGLKTWGRFSKLPYPGDKAFLYDTFPGDFIWAVGTAAYQVEGAFEKDGKGLSVWDTFTRGGNRMATGDVGSDSYHNIHADIRAIRQLGVSHYRFSLSWSRIFPNGTRGSYNEIGTNYYRTLIKRLREIRVQPVVTLYHWDLPDHLQQTLGGWSNPELVGIFRDYADFCFQTFGNDVKYWITIDNPFVVARHGYGTGVVAPGIKNDPDLPFRVGHNLLKAHAAAWHLYHRHYRPRQQGRLSMALASHWIKPSRTRLESLRECQCSLDHVLGWFARPLFTDGDYPPCMKARLGSRLPSFTPEEKEQVKGTADFFALSHGAALSFQLINDSLKFGQQEDLDLRMLLYWVNAEYNKPPIFVVQSGWYVLGNTKTEDPKHMYYLKRFIAEALKSIIIDGVNVIGYTAWSLIDGFEWHREYGIRRGLYYVDFNTPDMKREPKTSATFYRNVIQRNGFPELPENRPAQGIFPCDFAWGVSANSIQVETTPSQFADLSVYLWNISNNGELMRLEGFSVPPVRRTPHCADYATIRQQVDEIQQVGVNHFHFSLNWSAVVPTGDVAHPNTTLLGYYRCFTHQLLQANITPVVTLWHHTRQRSSLPAPLDTANKWMNRETPEAFADYARLCYRELGAHVKMWITLNEPNDEMVSYQEGHQMLLAHALAWHAYDREFRHAQRGKVSLALHMDWVEPAFSFSREDVEPAKRVLDFRVGWFAEPIFGSGDYPLGMRSWLRQLNSLDLPVFNEKDRQLVKGTYDFFAISHFSTKLVTHAKEDSYTYTAMLEVQHMIDTTWIMSPRPVVPWGLRKALSWVREHYSDVPVYVMANGVQEDPARFKDSLRVYYLYNYINEALKAYTLDGVNLKGYFAYALSDQRDRGFGMYGHVHEQVIIKASLSNYRNIIQHNGFPIKGAAPQQCPSMPQPCLGCHVLVKRPVVGFLTLVGSGVLITLGLIIYYTAKRHKECY